The genomic stretch TGGCTTTCTAGAAATTTTAATGATTCATTTTGAATCTTGATTCATTCGTTTCCTTCAACTTTAATATTTTTAATTGTAAATTTCATTTTTCTCCTAAATCTATATATATTATATAAAATAATTTAGAAAAAACTATCTAGAAGCAGATAGTTTTTAGATATTTACTTTCTAGTAACACCTTCTCATTTTCAGTATCTTACTTCATCAATATCAATTCCAACTTCTTTAATGTATTTATTGTGGTAAGCAATTTTTTGATCCATTAAAGCAACAAAGTCATTTGCTTTTTCCCCATATACGGCCCTAGCAGCTGTTTGTGAGATGTGGAATCTGTCCATTTCTGACATTAAACGAATGTCAAATGAAGTGGTAATATCACCATGTTCTCTGTAACCATGAATAAATAAGTTATGGTTTTGACGTGAGAAGAAGATATCTCTAATTAATCCTTCAAATCCATGGAATGCAAAAATAATTGGTCTATTAGTTGTAAATACACTGTTAAATTCAGCATCTGATAAACCACGAGGATCAATGCTTTGGTGTCTTAATCTTAATAAATCAACAACATTAACAAATCTGATTTTTAGATTTGGGAAATGTTTATTTAAAATTGAAACTGTAGCTAAAGCCTCTAAGTTTGGTTCTGTTCCTGAAGCAACTACTACTAGGTCAGGTTCTTCGCCAGGTTTAGTCGTTGAAGCTCAGTCAATAATTTTATATCCTTTTTCAACTAATTCTTTAGCTTCTGAAACAGAGTAGAATTGTTCTCTTGGTTGTTTTGAAGCAACAATTAAGTTAATAACATCTCTTTCTCTAAACGCTTTATCTAAAACAGCTAATAAAGTATTTGAGTCTGCCGGTAAATATTCACGGATTAATTCTGGACGTTTATCAGCTAAGTGTCCTAAGATCCCTGGATCTTGATGTGTATAACCGTTATGATCTTGTTGGAAAGCTGTTGAAGTAGCAATAATATTTAATGAAGGATAATCTTTTCTTCAGTTAATTTTACGAGCTTTAACAACTCATTTCATGTGTTGTGTAAGCATTGAGTCAACTACTCTTAAAAATGATTCATATGATGCAAAGAATCCATGACGGCCAGTTAGTACATAACCTTCTAAGAATCCTTCAGCTTGGTGTTCAGATAGTTGAGAATCAATTAATCTACCAGCTGGACTTAAAAATTCGTCTAATTCAGGGTCGATTTTTTCCATTCATTGTCTGTTTGTAACTTTAAAAATATCAAATAATCTATTTGATTTAGTTTCATCTGGTCCAAAAGCACGGAAGTTTGTTGGATTACGTTTAATCATGTCAGCAAATCATGTTCCAGCTGTAACCATGTCTTGCCCTTTGATTTCTCCTGGTTTTTCAAATTTAAGAGCAAAATCTTCTCAGTTTCCAAAGTTAAGAGGTTTAGCATCTACTCCACCATTAGCAACTGGGTGCATTCCCATTCTCTTAAATCCTTTAGGTGCAATTTCAGCAAATTCTGCTTTAAATGAACCATCTTTATTAAATAATTCATGAGGGCGGTATGACATTAATCATGTTTTTAATTCATCCATCATTTTTGGATTTTCTGATGTAACAGGTAATGGCACTTGATGAGCTCTAAAACTTCCTTCATAAGTTAAACCATTAATTTTGTTAGGTTGTGTTCAACCCTTAGGTGTTCTAACAATAAGAACTGGCCAAATTGGTTTTTTAGCTTCTTCGGCAGGTCTTAACCTTGCTTCTTTTTGAATTCTTTTAATTTTTTCAATTGCTAAATCAAATTGTTTAGCCATTTGAACATGGATTCCTACTTGATCATTTACGTTAGCTTCAACGAAAATAGCTTCTCAACCATATCCCGCGAGCATGCTCGCAATCTCTCTATTTGATTTTCTAGCAAAAATTGTTGGGTTTGAGATTTTACCACCATTAATGTGTAAAATTGGTAATACAGCACCATCATTTACTGGGTTAATAAACGAAGTAGCGAATCAACCAGCAGCCAAAGGACCAGTTTCAGCTTCTCCATCTCCAATAACTGTTGCTGCAATAATATTAGGGTTATCTAAGATAGCACCAGTAGCATGTGAAAGTGCATATCCTAATTCTCCACCTTCGTGGATTGAACCAGGAGTTTCAGGTGCAGCATGTGATGCTGTTCCTCCAGGGAACGAAAATCTTTTGAACATTTTTGTAAGACCATCCAAGTCTTTAGTAATTTCTGGGAATAGTTCGGTATAACTTCCATCTAAATATGAGTTAGAAATCATAACTTGCCCACCGTGACCTGGACCTTCTATATAAAACATTTCTAAGTCATATTTATTAATAACACGGTTTAAGTGAGCATAAATTAAGTTTTGCCCCGGAATTGTTCCTCAATGTCCAATAGGGTACATTTTAATATCTTCAGGTTTTAATTCTTCTAAAAGTAATGGATTTTTTCTTAGGTACATTTGACCAACAGATAAATAATTAGCTGCTCTTCATCAAGCATGTAGTTTATCTAAATATTTTTTGTCGTCAAAGTTTGAATGATTCATATTTTCTCCTTGAAATTTTGTGATATAAAATAACATATAGATGTCAAAAGCAAGCTATATGTGTAAATATTTTACATAATTTTTGAAATAATGGAAACATAAAAATAGAAAGAAGGTAAATAAATTAGTCTCTAAATATAATAAAACTAGTTATAATTTTTATAAGTAGTAATATTTTTGAAATCTAATAAATTTCAACCTTTTAATTTTAAAAAATATCCGCACAGTGACTTAGAAGATCAAACGAGGTTTATAACTTTAACTTTACTGTTTTTTAAAGTTTCAAAAACAGCTTAATGTCCTTATAATCTTAAATCATTATTTCTGGCAAAAATAGGTGCAAAGAGAATGTTAATAAAGCAGAATCATCATCAATAAATTTAAGGGTGGAATAAGAGTTAAACTCATATCCTATGCAATTATTAATGATATAAATATCATTGTTGTCTAAAAGTTTCATTTGAAATTCTTTGATTTGTTCTTTATAACTTGTTATTACATCAGTATATTTATAAAGTTCTTTAAACAGTTTAATAATTAAACTGTTAGAATCATCTTTTAAAGATATTTTAATAATATCAGAATTTTCTTTATTACTATAAAACCGTGGTATTGTATTTTTTATCACTCTTTTTTTCATCAACACTAACTTTAGGTTCTTTTACTATATTTTCTTTTGTTAAAAATATATTAAAGCAAAGCGTTATATTATGGATATTGAAAAAAAGTATGGTTTTGGATTTATTTTAATCTTGCATTCCTCTTAACAAAATTTTAATATTGTTCGCTTATTACTTAGATTAATAATTTGTTACAATTCTAATAACATTTCTACAATAAAATTATGCTTCATAATTTTATTATTATATATATAATAAATAAATTGTAATTTTAATAACCTAAAAACCAAATTATTCTAATATTTGGTATATTAAATTTTTATGTTATAATAATAAATAACTTAACAACTTTTAGCGTTAGTTAATTTTTAATTATTTGGTAAAATATTAAAGCTAAATACAAATATAAATGGACAGGATCTAGCTGAAAGTCTAGACTAAGGTTGGTTTTAGCGCTAAAACATACAATAAATACAAAATTATAATAAACAATAAATAAATATTTCAGAAAGGAAAAACATGGCAAAATTAGATTTTGACCGTAGTAAAGAACACGTAAATGTTGGAACCATTGGACACGTTGACCACGGTAAAACAACATTAACCGCAGCTATTGCTACAGTTTTAGCTAAAAAAGGATTATCAGAAGCTCGTGATTATGCTTCTATTGATAATGCACCAGAAGAAAGAGCACGTGGAATTACAATTAACACCTCACATATCGAGTATCAAACAGAAAAACGTCACTATGCTCACGTAGACTGTCCAGGTCACGCTGACTACGTTAAAAACATGATTACCGGTGCTGCTCAAATGGATGGGGCTATCTTAGTTGTTGCAGCAACAGATGGTCCTATGCCTCAAACTCGTGAACACATTCTTTTATCTAAACAAGTTGGTGTTCCTCGTATCGTTGTTTTCTTAAATAAAGTTGATATGTTAGAAGGTGAAGACGAAATGATCGAATTAGTTGAATTAGAAATTCGTGGTCTTCTTTCAGAATATGGATTTGATGGAGATAATGCTCCAATTATCCGTGGATCAGCTTCAGAGGCTTTAGCAGGAAATCCAAAATATGAAGAAAAAATTATGGAATTAATGGATGCTGTAGATACATACATTGAAACTCCAGTTAAAGAATTTGAAAAACCATTCTTAATGGCTGTTGAAGACGTTTTCACAATTACAGGACGTGGAACTGTTGCAACAGGACGTGTAGAACGTGGAACTTTAAAATTAAACGATGAAGTTGAAATCGTTGGACTTAAAGCTACTAAGAAAACAGTTGTTACTGGAATTGAAATGTTCCGT from Mycoplasmopsis bovirhinis encodes the following:
- a CDS encoding phosphoketolase family protein is translated as MNHSNFDDKKYLDKLHAWWRAANYLSVGQMYLRKNPLLLEELKPEDIKMYPIGHWGTIPGQNLIYAHLNRVINKYDLEMFYIEGPGHGGQVMISNSYLDGSYTELFPEITKDLDGLTKMFKRFSFPGGTASHAAPETPGSIHEGGELGYALSHATGAILDNPNIIAATVIGDGEAETGPLAAGWFATSFINPVNDGAVLPILHINGGKISNPTIFARKSNREIASMLAGYGWEAIFVEANVNDQVGIHVQMAKQFDLAIEKIKRIQKEARLRPAEEAKKPIWPVLIVRTPKGWTQPNKINGLTYEGSFRAHQVPLPVTSENPKMMDELKTWLMSYRPHELFNKDGSFKAEFAEIAPKGFKRMGMHPVANGGVDAKPLNFGNWEDFALKFEKPGEIKGQDMVTAGTWFADMIKRNPTNFRAFGPDETKSNRLFDIFKVTNRQWMEKIDPELDEFLSPAGRLIDSQLSEHQAEGFLEGYVLTGRHGFFASYESFLRVVDSMLTQHMKWVVKARKINWRKDYPSLNIIATSTAFQQDHNGYTHQDPGILGHLADKRPELIREYLPADSNTLLAVLDKAFRERDVINLIVASKQPREQFYSVSEAKELVEKGYKIIDWASTTKPGEEPDLVVVASGTEPNLEALATVSILNKHFPNLKIRFVNVVDLLRLRHQSIDPRGLSDAEFNSVFTTNRPIIFAFHGFEGLIRDIFFSRQNHNLFIHGYREHGDITTSFDIRLMSEMDRFHISQTAARAVYGEKANDFVALMDQKIAYHNKYIKEVGIDIDEVRYWKWEGVTRK
- the tuf gene encoding elongation factor Tu; translation: MAKLDFDRSKEHVNVGTIGHVDHGKTTLTAAIATVLAKKGLSEARDYASIDNAPEERARGITINTSHIEYQTEKRHYAHVDCPGHADYVKNMITGAAQMDGAILVVAATDGPMPQTREHILLSKQVGVPRIVVFLNKVDMLEGEDEMIELVELEIRGLLSEYGFDGDNAPIIRGSASEALAGNPKYEEKIMELMDAVDTYIETPVKEFEKPFLMAVEDVFTITGRGTVATGRVERGTLKLNDEVEIVGLKATKKTVVTGIEMFRKNLKEALAGDNAGLLLRGVNRDEIERGQVLAKPGSIIPHTEFEAAIYVLKKEEGGRHTPFFKNYKPQFYFRTTDVTGGVEFEAGREMVIPGENVNLKVKLIAPIAVEEGTKFSIREGGRTVGAGSVTKILK